The window CCTCCGGCATCGCCTGCAGCAGGGCCAGCCGGCCGATGTCCTGCAACAGGCCGGCCAGCATCAGGGTCTCGGCGCGCTTCAGGTTGGCCTGCTGGCCCAGCAGGCGTGCCGCCATCGCGCCCAGCACGCTGCGCCGCCAGATGCGTTCCTGCAGCTCCGCGGTGCCGTTGTGGCCGCGCAGGCCGTGGACGAGGGAAAAGCCCAGCGCCAGGCTGAGCGTGGCGTTGAGACCGAGCATCGCCATGGCCTGCGCCAGCGTCTCGGTGCGGCGCCGGGTGGCGTACAGCGGCGAATTGGCGACCCGCAGCAGGCGCGCGCTCAGCGCCGGATCCAGGCCGATGACCTGCGCGGCTGCGCCCAGGGTGGCGTTGGGGTCCTGCGCCAGGGCGATGATCTGCAGCGCCACCCCCGGCGGCGAAGGCAGGTTGCGGCAATGCAGCAGGGTGGTTTCAAGTTCCGTTCGCATCGCGCCGTGGATTGAATCCCGTGGGCCCAAGTATGGGCGTGAATGGGGCTTGTGATAAGCCGGCGCACTGAGGCATCGATCCCGTTTTGATGTACGGGATCGGCCCGGCGCGGCGGCCATGGGCGCGGAATGGTCGAGAAAGCCTGCGCTTCCGTTGCGCCGGAGATCCCGGCGCCGGAAACGAAGAAGCCCGCGATGCGCTCGCGGGCTTCTTCGTTTTTTGCTGTCTGGCGCCCGAAGTTGGACTCGAACCAACGACCCCCTGATTAACAGTCAAGTGCTCTAACCGGCTGAGCTATTCGGGCGAGGTCGCGCATTGTATGCGGGTCGTTGCGGTTGGGCAAGCGTGCGCGGGCAAAGTGTTTGCGCCGACGTTCAGGACGGACACGGCAGCGCTTGCGCGGGGCGTTCGCTGCGCGGGCGGCCGACGTTGTTGACGATCACCCGGCCCAGCAGTTCGCCGCGCGCGTTGCAGATGGACAGGGTCAGGTTGGCGCCGGCGCTGGTGCCGTCCGGCAGGTAGCGCAACTGCTGGCGGCCGGCGCTGCTGGCGATGCGCAGGTGGCGGCTGGTCGGCTCCGTTTCCACCCGCAGCACGTCGTCGCCGCGGTCGGGCCTGCGGTTGCCGTCTTCGTCGACGAACAGCATCCAGCCCCGGCTCCAGTCGGTGCCGGCTTCGCAGGCATTGCCGTCCGGCGTCGGGCACAGCACCGTCCGGCGGTTGCGGGTGACCGCGGCCAGGCGCGCCAGCTGCATATGTGCCGTCAGCGAAGAAATGGCCGCGGAGGCGCGCTGGCGCTCGACGAGGGCGTCCATCGATGGCAGGGCAAGGCCGGCGAGGATCGCCATGACGGCGGTGGCGGCGGCCAGTTCGATCAGAGTGAAGCCGGCGTGGCGGTGCGGCATGGCGAAGCTCCCGTGGCGTGGGAACAGGCTGCGCGGCGGCTGCCGGGAACGGGATCGGCGACTGGCTGGCGCGGGCATCGGAAAACGCCTCGGGACGGGTCGGATTTCGTGACGATTCCGGTCACGGCAGCGGCGTAAACTCGATGGTTGCCTTCCCGCGCGCCGCCCGATGAGCCAGTCCGTTCCGTCCGATCTCGACCTGACCACCGCCTCCGCCGGCTTCGAGCTGGTCTCGCCGTATTCGCCGGCAGGCGATCAGCCTCGGGCCATCGAGAAGCTGGTCGCCGGCTTCGACAGCGGGCTGGCGAAGCAGGTGCTGCTGGGCGTGACCGGTTCGGGCAAGACCTACACCATCGCCAACATGATCCAGCGGGTGCAGAAGCCGACGCTGGTGATGGCGCCCAACAAGACGCTGGCGGCGCAGTTGTATGGTGAGTTCAAGGCGTTCTTCCCGCACAACTCGGTGGAGTATTTCGTCAGCTATTACGACTACTACCAGCCGGAAGCCTACGTCCCATCCAGCGACACCTATATCGAGAAAGACAGCTCGATCAACGACCACATCGAGCAGATGCGCTTGGCGGCGACCAAGGCGCTGCTGTCGCGGCGGGACACGATTGTCGTTGCCTCGGTGTCGGCGATCTACGGCCTCGGCGCACCGGAGGACTATCTGGCGATGCGGCTGATCCTGTCGCGCGGCGAGCGCATCGACCAGCGCGAGCTGCTGCGCCACCTGACCACCTTGCAGTATTCGCGCAACGAGATGGCGCTGGATCGCGGCACTTTCCGCGTGCGCGGCGAGACCGTCGATGTGTTCCCCGCCGAATCCGATCTGGAAGCGCTGCGCATCGAACTGTTCGACGGCGAGATCGAGCAGCTCTCGATGTTCGATCCGCTCACCGGCGAAATCCTGCGCCGCCTGCCGCGCTACGTGGTCTATCCCAAGACCCACTACGCCACCCCGCGCGAGCGCACGCTGAGCGCGGTGGACACGATCAAGGCCGAGCTGCGCGAGCGGCAGGAGCAGCTGTACGCGGCGAACAAGCTGGTCGAGGTGCAGCGCTTGTCGCAGCGCACCCAGTTCGATCTGGAAATGATGGCCGAGGTGGGCTACTGCAACGGCATCGAAAACTATTCGCGCCACCTGACCGGGCGCGCGCCCGGCGAGCCGCCGCCGACCCTGTTCGACTACCTGCCGGCCGATGCGCTGCTGGTGATCGACGAGTCGCACGTGACCATTCCGCAGATCGGCGCGATGTACAAGGGCGACCGCTCGCGCAAGGAAACGCTGGTGGAGTTCGGCTTCCGCCTGCCGTCGGCGCTGGACAACCGGCCGCTGCGCTTCGAGGAATGGGAGGAGCGCGTGCCGCGCAGCGTCTATGTGTCCGCGACGCCGGGGCCGTACGAACTGCGCGAGGCCGGCGACGAGATCGTCGAGCTGGTGGTGCGCCCGACCGGGCTGGTCGATCCGCAGGTGGAAATCCGCCCGGTCGGCACGCAGGTGGACGACCTGCTGGGCGAAATCCACGAGCGCGTGGCGCTGGGCGACCGCGTGCTGGTGACGACGCTGACCAAGCGCATGGCCGAGAACCTCACCGAATACCTGTCCGAGCACGGCGTGAAGGTGCGCTACCTGCATTCCGACGTGGACACGGTGGAGCGCGTGGAGATCATCCGCGACCTGCGGCTGGGCGTGTTCGACGTGCTGGTCGGCATCAACCTGCTGCGCGAGGGGCTGGACATGCCGGAGGTATCGCTGGTCGCCATCCTCGACGCCGACAAGGAAGGCTTCCTGCGCAGCACCGGCTCGCTGATCCAGACCATCGGCCGCGCCGCCCGCAACCTGCGCGGCAAGGCGATCCTGTATGCGGATCGCATCACCCGTTCGATGCAGGCGGCGCTGGACGAAACCGACCGCCGCCGCAACCGGCAGCTGGAATACAACGCCGAACACGGCATCACGCCGCAGTCGGTGCAGCGCGCCGTGCGCGACGTGATGGAAGGCGCGCGCGCCGAGCCGGGCGAATTGAAGGGGCGCGGCAAGGCGCGTCGCGTGGCCGAGCCGGAGCAGGAATATCTGCGGTTGTCGCCGTCGCAGCAGGCGGCGAAGCTCAAGGAGCTGGAGCAGAAAATGCACCAGCACGCCCGCGATCTGGAGTTCGAGGACGCGGCGCGGATGCGCGATCAGATCCGCAGGCTGCGCGAAGCCAGCCTCTGACGGTTCCCGATGCCGGAACGGCCCCGGAGGCGGGCGATCCGGCTTTTCGGGGAGGGACCAGGCAAAAGCGGGATGCCCGCTTGTCGCCGCGGGATTTATCAAGCTACAATTCGCGCCCCTTCGGGCGGTTAGCTCAGCGGTAGAGCACTACCTTGACATGGTAGGGGTCACAGGTTCGAACCCTGTACCGCCCACCACGCTTCACTCAGGCGTGGCAAACGAATTGGAGACAGGTGGCCCGCGGCAACGCCGGCCGAGCGTGCGACATGAACACTACCGGCGCCCACTGCTGATCCCTGCCGACGCATTCGCTCTCCCTTCAGTGTGGACAATCGAAAGGCGCTTCGGCGTCTTTTTTCGTTTTTGTTTTGTTTGTCCGTCCCTGAACAAAAGCCCGGCCATCCCTGGCCGGACTTTCCAAAAGAGCACAGCCCATGATCTCGATCACGCTTCCCGACGGCTCCCAGCGCCAGTTCGACGCCCCCGTTTCCGTCCTTGAAGTCGCCCAATCCATCGGCGCCGGCTTGGCCAAGGCCACCGTCGCCGGCGAGGTGGATGGCCGGCTGGTCGATGCGTGCGAGGTCATCGACCACGACGCCAGGCTGCGCATCATCACGCCCAAGGACGCCGAAGGCGTGGAGATCATCCGCCACTCCTGCGCCCACCTCGTCGGCCACGCGGTGAAGCAGCTCTATCCGGACGCCAAGATGGTGATCGGCCCGGTCATCGACGAAGGCTTCTATTACGACATCTACAACGAGCGCCCGTTCACGCCGGAAGACCTGGCGGCGATCGAGCAGCGCATGAAGGAACTGATCGCGCAGGACTACGACGTGGTCAAGCGGATGACGCCGCGTGCGGAAGTGGTCGAGACGTTCAAGGCCCGCGGCGAGGAGTACAAGCTGCGCCTGATCGAGGACATGGGGCCCGAAGTCACGGCGATGGGCCTGTACCATCATCAGGAATACGTGGACATGTGCCGCGGCCCGCACGTGCCGAACACGCGCTTCCTCAAAGCGTTCAGGCTCACGCGCATCTCCGGTGCGTACTGGCGCGGCGACTCCAAGAACGAGCAGTTGCAGCGCATCTACGGTACGGCGTGGGCGGACGACAAGCAGCTCAAGGCCTACATCCAGCGCATCGAGGAGGCCGAGAAGCGCGACCACCGCAAGATCGGCAAGCAGCAGGACCTGTTCCACCTTCAGGAAGAAGCGCCGGGGCTGGTGTTCTGGCACCCGAAGGGCTGGTCGCTGTGGCAGGTGGTTGAGCAGTACATGCGCAAGGTCTATCGCAACACCGGCTACGGCGAGGTGCGCTGCCCACAGATCCTCGATGTCGAGCTGTGGAAGAAGTCCGGCCACTGGGACAACTACAAGGACAACATGTTCTTCACCGAGTCCGAGAAGCGGACGTATGCGGTGAAGCCGATGAACTGCCCCGGCCACATCCAGGTCTTCAACCAGGGCCTGCACAGCTACCGCGACCTGCCGATCCGCTACGGCGAGTTCGGCAGCTGCCACCGCAACGAACCGTCCGGCGCGCTGCACGGCATCCTGCGCGTGCGCGGCTTCACCCAGGACGACGGCCACGTGTTCTGTACGGAAGCGCAGATCGAATCCGAGGTGCGTGCCTTTCACGAACAGGCGCTGAAGGTGTATGCGGACTTCGGCTTCGAGGACATCCAGATCAAGATCGCGCTGCGCCCCGAGTCCCGCCTTGGCGACGACGCCACCTGGGACAAGGCCGAGGACGCGCTGCGCTCCGCCTTGCGCGCTTCCGGCGTGGAATGGCAGGAATTGCCGGGCGAGGGCGCGTTCTACGGGCCGAAGATCGAATACCACCTCAAGGATGCCATCGGCCGCACCTGGCAGCTCGGCACCATGCAGGTCGATTTCATGATGCCGGGCCGGCTGGGCGCGGAATACGTCGATGAAAACAGCCAGCGCAAGCATCCGGTGATGCTGCACAGGGCCATCGTCGGCTCGATGGAGCGCTTCATCGGCATCCTGATCGAACACCATGCCGGCCAGTTCCCGGCCTGGCTGGCTCCGGTGCAGGCGGTTTTGATGAACATCACCGATGCGCAGGCCGACGCCGTCGAGGCCGCCAGAAAAACCCTTGCGAATCAAGGATTCCGGGTTGTTTCCGATTTGCGGAACGAAAAAATCGGCTATAAAATCCGCGAGCACACGCTGCAGCGCGTGCCGTACCTGCTGGTGGTCGGGGACCGCGAGAAGGAAAACGGCCAGCTCTCCGTGCGCACGCGGGGTGGGGAAGACCTTGGCAGCATGTCCGTTGACGCCTTCGCCGCGCGCCTGCGCGAAGAAGGAGCCGGCTGACGGCACCACCGCTTCGCGAAGCCCGAACGCCGGTTCCGGAACCGGCGTTCGAACCGGCCCGTCCGGGCCAACCCTTGGAGACAGCCACAATCAGTACCCCCGACAACAAGCAGAACCGCAGGAACAACGAGATTCGCGTCCCGCGCGTGCGCGTCATCGGCAGCGACGGCGAGATGATCGGCGTCCTGTCGCGCGACGAGGCGCTGCGCATGGCCGAGGACGAGGAGCTCGACCTCGTCGAGATCCAGCCCAACGCGGATCCGCCGGTCTGCAAGATCATGGACTTCGGCAAGTTCAAGTTCGAACTGCAGAAGAAGGCCAACGAAGCCAAGAAGAAGACCAAGCAGGTCGAGATCAAGGAAGTGAAGTTCCGTCCGGTCACGGACGAGGGCGACTACCAGATCAAGCTGCGCAAGATGCGCGAATTCCTGGTCGAGGGCGACAAGATCAAGGTCAACATCCGTTTCCGTGGCCGCGAGATGAGCCACCAGGAGCTGGGGCGCGAAATGGCGGCCCGGATCGAGGCGGATCTTGGCGAGGACATCGTCATCGAGTCCCGTCCGCGCCTGGAAGGGCGGCAGATGGTGATGATGATCGCGCCGAAGAAGAAGTGATGTTCGCGGCCGGACCCCGCAGGCGACTGCCGGGCGTCTCGGTCACCAAGCGAGTATCGGGGAGCGACTGACCGGGACGCCCGGCAGTCGCCACTCGGGATGCGCGGGGGATGAACCCGCTGATTTGCAAGGCAAAGATTGCAAACCCGACGGCAGCCGGCCATAATTGCCGGCCCGGTTCGCCGGGTTTGTTGTATGGCAACATCAGGACCCGCCCGGATTCCTTCGGAATCAAGGGCTTACCCACCGGCAAGGCAGGATGGAAAGCGTGGCGAAGCCGCAAGGCAGGAGCCGCCGCCTCGGCCAGTCAGTTGATTTCGCAAGGATCCCCAATGCCCAAGATCAAGACCAATCGGGCGGCGGCCAAGCGCTTCCGGAAGACCGCTTCCGGCAAGTACAAGTGCGGCCACGCCAACAAGAGCCACATCCTCACCAAGAAGGCGACCAAGCGGAAGCGCAACCTGCGGCAGACGAACCACGTTCGTGCCGAGGACGCGGGCCGTCTGGACCGCATGCTTCCGTATTTGTGAGGAGATAAGACATGGCACGAGTCAAGCGTGGTGTTACGGCGCGCCGCCGTCACAAGAAAATCCTGACCCAGGCGAAGGGCTACTACAACGCCCGCCGCAAGGTCTTCCGCGTCGCCAAGCAGGCCGTCACCAAGGCCCTGCAGTACGCGTACATCGGTCGCAAGCAGAAGAAGCGCCATTTCCGCACCCTGTGGATCGCGCGCATCAACGCTGCCGCGCGCGCCAACGGCATGAGCTACAGCCGCTTCATGAACGGCCTGCTGAAGGCCGGCATCACCCTGGACCGCAAGGTGCTGGCGGACATCGCCGTGCACGACGCGG is drawn from Thermomonas brevis and contains these coding sequences:
- a CDS encoding GspH/FimT family pseudopilin produces the protein MPHRHAGFTLIELAAATAVMAILAGLALPSMDALVERQRASAAISSLTAHMQLARLAAVTRNRRTVLCPTPDGNACEAGTDWSRGWMLFVDEDGNRRPDRGDDVLRVETEPTSRHLRIASSAGRQQLRYLPDGTSAGANLTLSICNARGELLGRVIVNNVGRPRSERPAQALPCPS
- the uvrB gene encoding excinuclease ABC subunit UvrB codes for the protein MSQSVPSDLDLTTASAGFELVSPYSPAGDQPRAIEKLVAGFDSGLAKQVLLGVTGSGKTYTIANMIQRVQKPTLVMAPNKTLAAQLYGEFKAFFPHNSVEYFVSYYDYYQPEAYVPSSDTYIEKDSSINDHIEQMRLAATKALLSRRDTIVVASVSAIYGLGAPEDYLAMRLILSRGERIDQRELLRHLTTLQYSRNEMALDRGTFRVRGETVDVFPAESDLEALRIELFDGEIEQLSMFDPLTGEILRRLPRYVVYPKTHYATPRERTLSAVDTIKAELRERQEQLYAANKLVEVQRLSQRTQFDLEMMAEVGYCNGIENYSRHLTGRAPGEPPPTLFDYLPADALLVIDESHVTIPQIGAMYKGDRSRKETLVEFGFRLPSALDNRPLRFEEWEERVPRSVYVSATPGPYELREAGDEIVELVVRPTGLVDPQVEIRPVGTQVDDLLGEIHERVALGDRVLVTTLTKRMAENLTEYLSEHGVKVRYLHSDVDTVERVEIIRDLRLGVFDVLVGINLLREGLDMPEVSLVAILDADKEGFLRSTGSLIQTIGRAARNLRGKAILYADRITRSMQAALDETDRRRNRQLEYNAEHGITPQSVQRAVRDVMEGARAEPGELKGRGKARRVAEPEQEYLRLSPSQQAAKLKELEQKMHQHARDLEFEDAARMRDQIRRLREASL
- the thrS gene encoding threonine--tRNA ligase, whose translation is MISITLPDGSQRQFDAPVSVLEVAQSIGAGLAKATVAGEVDGRLVDACEVIDHDARLRIITPKDAEGVEIIRHSCAHLVGHAVKQLYPDAKMVIGPVIDEGFYYDIYNERPFTPEDLAAIEQRMKELIAQDYDVVKRMTPRAEVVETFKARGEEYKLRLIEDMGPEVTAMGLYHHQEYVDMCRGPHVPNTRFLKAFRLTRISGAYWRGDSKNEQLQRIYGTAWADDKQLKAYIQRIEEAEKRDHRKIGKQQDLFHLQEEAPGLVFWHPKGWSLWQVVEQYMRKVYRNTGYGEVRCPQILDVELWKKSGHWDNYKDNMFFTESEKRTYAVKPMNCPGHIQVFNQGLHSYRDLPIRYGEFGSCHRNEPSGALHGILRVRGFTQDDGHVFCTEAQIESEVRAFHEQALKVYADFGFEDIQIKIALRPESRLGDDATWDKAEDALRSALRASGVEWQELPGEGAFYGPKIEYHLKDAIGRTWQLGTMQVDFMMPGRLGAEYVDENSQRKHPVMLHRAIVGSMERFIGILIEHHAGQFPAWLAPVQAVLMNITDAQADAVEAARKTLANQGFRVVSDLRNEKIGYKIREHTLQRVPYLLVVGDREKENGQLSVRTRGGEDLGSMSVDAFAARLREEGAG
- the infC gene encoding translation initiation factor IF-3, whose translation is MSTPDNKQNRRNNEIRVPRVRVIGSDGEMIGVLSRDEALRMAEDEELDLVEIQPNADPPVCKIMDFGKFKFELQKKANEAKKKTKQVEIKEVKFRPVTDEGDYQIKLRKMREFLVEGDKIKVNIRFRGREMSHQELGREMAARIEADLGEDIVIESRPRLEGRQMVMMIAPKKK
- the rpmI gene encoding 50S ribosomal protein L35, with amino-acid sequence MPKIKTNRAAAKRFRKTASGKYKCGHANKSHILTKKATKRKRNLRQTNHVRAEDAGRLDRMLPYL
- the rplT gene encoding 50S ribosomal protein L20, which codes for MARVKRGVTARRRHKKILTQAKGYYNARRKVFRVAKQAVTKALQYAYIGRKQKKRHFRTLWIARINAAARANGMSYSRFMNGLLKAGITLDRKVLADIAVHDAAGFAALTEKAKGALAA